One Paenibacillus thermoaerophilus DNA window includes the following coding sequences:
- a CDS encoding S8 family serine peptidase encodes MQPAASIVRATGGYGASFSGDRQSPAFDGTWIVKWASPAGMPDAMALETDVVQRLEATPNAAVIRPKRGIPADEWQRRWQSDTAVAYLTPNQIVRSHAKPSDPYVSFQEYLGLIGAEAAWELNVDLTPVKVAIVDTGIDYDHPELKDAVDEGINLVQPGKPAKDDNGHGTNVAGIIAAVRNNKGIAGLANHVRLLPVKALDRTGNGKEAQLGEGIRYAVEQGAKVIVLSVGLMKDDPFIREAVEYAESRDCVLVAATGNEEGPYVNYPAAYPTVLAVGGIKLDGSVEPRSNYGPEVDLVAPWNVYTTKPGGRYEYKDGTSMAAPQVAAAAALVRGRQPGLKAYEVRSLLKQTAQDIADPGWDERTGYGIVRIDRALTEPVLRDPAEPNNNRLSASPFPVHSFVSGEWMPGDEDWFWFEAPESGMLDIKLHAISGEEKLAVTGFLGPNDSQEGPYHLSSVQPVLTLSVPKGRSYLRVTGGNRHLLYRISSELRMAPDEFESNNRPYTAYTLPERSQVLTGTFHTADDQDWFLFQPSKRGSLRVQIAPSSKRMDPILTLIQPNKTPKDIDEGGLGKPEVLPAIEVSPGVAYYIGVRNYDPFAPVGTYKLQVDYVPAANDPHEPNDKSYQATAISFGAAYEGIIDETEDEDWFAFHVEHDSLLDIAVTGGGNDQTYKLALFDSNVNERDQTSGAGGGTGIQWTARVNQPGTYYLRITSDRKNLFRSYNLTVNQTKLVEGFLDIDGHWAEKQMVSSVRSGWMTGYDGYAFKPDRYITRAEIAASLGRALKLSAGGDAVAFADVPAEHWAYGAIQALAARGWLQGYADGTFAPERPVTRAEMAVLVGRVLRIPVKNIGPASSPFKDVPVGHWAQPMLRQMYAGGWIDGYDNGTFRPNDNATRAEWAVMLTGMFKRG; translated from the coding sequence TTGCAGCCGGCCGCGTCCATCGTCCGGGCGACCGGCGGTTACGGCGCATCCTTCTCCGGCGACCGGCAATCTCCCGCTTTTGACGGGACGTGGATTGTGAAGTGGGCGTCCCCGGCCGGCATGCCGGACGCGATGGCGTTGGAGACGGACGTCGTACAACGGTTGGAGGCTACGCCCAATGCGGCTGTGATTCGCCCGAAGCGAGGAATTCCGGCCGACGAGTGGCAGCGCCGCTGGCAATCCGATACGGCTGTCGCGTATTTGACGCCGAATCAGATCGTGCGCAGCCACGCGAAGCCTTCCGACCCTTACGTGTCGTTTCAGGAATACCTAGGGCTGATCGGCGCGGAGGCCGCCTGGGAATTAAACGTCGATCTGACGCCGGTGAAGGTGGCGATCGTGGACACGGGAATCGACTACGACCACCCCGAGCTGAAGGATGCGGTCGACGAAGGCATCAACCTCGTCCAGCCGGGCAAGCCGGCCAAGGACGACAACGGCCATGGCACGAATGTCGCCGGAATTATAGCGGCGGTGCGCAATAACAAGGGAATTGCGGGACTGGCGAACCATGTCCGGCTGCTGCCCGTCAAAGCATTGGACCGGACCGGCAACGGCAAGGAAGCGCAATTGGGCGAAGGCATCCGTTACGCCGTCGAACAAGGGGCCAAAGTCATCGTGCTGTCGGTGGGGCTGATGAAGGACGATCCGTTTATCCGCGAAGCCGTCGAATACGCGGAATCGAGAGATTGCGTGCTTGTTGCGGCTACAGGGAACGAGGAAGGCCCCTATGTCAATTACCCGGCGGCCTATCCGACGGTGCTGGCTGTCGGCGGAATCAAGCTGGACGGTTCCGTGGAGCCTCGTTCGAATTATGGGCCGGAAGTCGATCTGGTCGCCCCGTGGAACGTGTATACGACCAAGCCGGGCGGGCGTTACGAATACAAGGACGGCACCTCGATGGCGGCTCCTCAGGTCGCGGCTGCGGCCGCTCTCGTACGGGGACGGCAGCCGGGGCTTAAAGCTTATGAAGTACGTTCCCTGCTCAAGCAAACCGCTCAAGATATCGCCGATCCCGGGTGGGATGAGCGTACCGGATACGGCATTGTCCGGATTGACCGCGCGTTGACCGAACCGGTACTCCGCGATCCCGCCGAACCGAACAACAACCGACTGTCGGCCTCTCCGTTCCCCGTTCATTCGTTTGTCTCCGGGGAGTGGATGCCCGGGGACGAGGACTGGTTCTGGTTCGAAGCGCCGGAGTCGGGGATGCTGGACATCAAGCTGCACGCCATCAGCGGCGAAGAAAAGCTGGCCGTGACCGGTTTCTTGGGGCCGAACGATTCCCAGGAAGGGCCGTACCATCTATCCAGCGTTCAACCTGTGCTGACGCTGTCCGTTCCGAAGGGGAGATCCTATCTTCGTGTGACGGGGGGCAATCGGCATCTGCTGTATCGGATCTCCTCGGAGCTCCGGATGGCGCCTGACGAATTCGAGAGCAACAATCGGCCGTATACGGCTTATACGCTGCCCGAAAGGTCCCAGGTTCTGACCGGAACCTTTCATACGGCCGACGATCAGGATTGGTTTTTGTTCCAGCCGAGCAAGAGGGGGTCGCTGCGGGTTCAGATCGCTCCTTCCTCCAAACGGATGGACCCGATCCTTACGCTCATCCAGCCGAACAAGACGCCCAAGGATATTGACGAAGGGGGCCTGGGCAAGCCGGAAGTTTTGCCGGCCATTGAAGTCAGCCCCGGCGTCGCTTATTACATCGGCGTCAGAAATTACGACCCGTTTGCGCCCGTCGGAACTTACAAGCTTCAGGTCGATTACGTGCCGGCGGCCAACGATCCGCATGAGCCGAACGACAAATCGTATCAGGCGACCGCGATCAGCTTCGGCGCTGCTTATGAGGGCATTATCGACGAGACGGAGGACGAAGACTGGTTCGCCTTCCATGTCGAACACGACAGTCTGCTCGACATCGCCGTGACAGGCGGCGGGAACGATCAGACGTATAAGCTGGCTCTTTTCGATTCCAACGTGAACGAACGGGATCAGACGTCGGGTGCGGGCGGGGGAACAGGCATCCAGTGGACGGCGCGCGTCAACCAGCCCGGGACCTATTATCTGCGCATCACGTCCGACCGCAAAAATCTGTTCCGCTCTTACAATCTGACGGTGAATCAAACGAAGCTCGTCGAAGGCTTCCTCGACATAGACGGCCACTGGGCGGAGAAGCAAATGGTTTCGTCGGTTCGGAGCGGTTGGATGACCGGTTACGACGGTTATGCGTTTAAGCCGGACCGCTACATCACGCGGGCCGAAATCGCTGCGTCGCTGGGGCGCGCATTAAAGCTGTCGGCGGGCGGGGACGCTGTCGCGTTTGCCGATGTGCCTGCGGAACATTGGGCGTACGGCGCCATCCAGGCGCTTGCGGCACGGGGCTGGCTGCAAGGGTATGCGGACGGCACGTTCGCCCCGGAACGGCCCGTTACCCGTGCGGAGATGGCCGTCTTGGTCGGCCGCGTCTTGCGGATTCCGGTCAAGAACATCGGGCCGGCTTCCTCGCCGTTCAAGGATGTGCCCGTCGGACACTGGGCGCAGCCGATGCTGCGGCAGATGTATGCCGGGGGCTGGATCGACGGCTATGACAACGGCACGTTCCGCCCCAACGACAATGCCACCCGCGCCGAATGGGCCGTCATGCTTACCGGCATGTTTAAGCGAGGGTGA
- a CDS encoding DUF1146 family protein, with protein MSVDTALDLMERQASVAGLVQIIFILAGIVAAWFALQQVRWDVFLKRPNHPLSKLLLILLSIVIGYNAARFLIDYMALTTVLRSLF; from the coding sequence ATGAGCGTCGATACGGCATTGGATTTGATGGAACGGCAAGCGTCCGTTGCCGGTCTGGTTCAAATTATCTTTATTTTGGCGGGGATCGTAGCGGCCTGGTTCGCTCTGCAGCAGGTCCGTTGGGATGTGTTCCTGAAACGGCCGAATCACCCGCTCAGCAAGCTGCTGCTCATTTTGCTTTCGATCGTGATCGGTTATAATGCCGCCCGGTTTCTGATCGATTACATGGCGCTGACGACCGTCCTCCGGAGCTTGTTCTAA
- the murA gene encoding UDP-N-acetylglucosamine 1-carboxyvinyltransferase encodes MHKIIVRGGRRLTGTVRVGGAKNAVLPIIAAALLAESGECRILDVPHLDDVRTICGVVSALGAGVELDADALRIKADRLTTSEAPFELVRKMRASFLVMGPLLARTGVARIPLPGGCAIGTRPIDQHLKGFEAMGASIRLEHGMIEAQVDGRLQGAKIYLDVPSVGATENIMMAAATARGTTVIENAAQEPEIVDLANFLNAMGAQIRGAGTGIIRIDGVDALHGCTHTVIPDRIEAGTYMIAAAITSGHVFVENAIGDHLRPVISKLQEMGVEILEHESGLEVIASAPLRAVDVKTLPYPGFPTDMQAQMMALLTVSSGTSVVTETVFENRFMHVEALQRMKASIKVDGRTAIVTGQSRLEAAKVCATDLRAGAALVLAALAAEGQSEITGTHHIDRGYVAFEQKLRQLGADIARVAIEAEVEQAAVERTRFSAKPSLATL; translated from the coding sequence ATGCATAAAATTATCGTCCGGGGCGGCCGCAGGCTGACCGGAACGGTTCGGGTGGGTGGCGCCAAAAACGCCGTATTGCCGATCATAGCGGCTGCATTGTTGGCGGAATCCGGCGAGTGCCGCATTCTCGACGTCCCTCATCTGGACGATGTCCGGACGATTTGCGGCGTCGTGAGCGCGCTTGGTGCGGGCGTCGAATTGGATGCCGATGCGCTTCGGATTAAGGCGGATCGGCTGACGACATCGGAAGCTCCGTTCGAGCTGGTCCGTAAAATGCGCGCTTCCTTTCTGGTGATGGGACCGCTGCTTGCCCGTACGGGGGTAGCGAGAATCCCGCTGCCGGGAGGATGCGCCATCGGCACGCGGCCGATCGACCAGCATCTCAAGGGCTTTGAGGCGATGGGCGCAAGCATCAGGCTTGAACATGGCATGATCGAGGCACAGGTGGACGGCCGGCTGCAAGGAGCGAAGATTTATCTGGACGTTCCGAGCGTGGGCGCCACGGAAAATATTATGATGGCTGCGGCGACGGCACGGGGAACGACGGTAATCGAAAATGCCGCCCAAGAGCCGGAGATTGTGGACCTCGCCAACTTCCTGAATGCGATGGGCGCGCAGATACGCGGAGCGGGTACGGGAATCATCCGGATCGACGGCGTCGATGCGTTGCACGGCTGCACTCATACCGTAATTCCAGACCGGATCGAGGCGGGTACATACATGATCGCTGCCGCCATTACCAGCGGACATGTGTTTGTGGAGAATGCGATCGGCGATCATCTGCGGCCGGTGATTTCCAAGCTGCAGGAGATGGGCGTCGAGATTCTGGAGCATGAGTCGGGCCTGGAAGTAATCGCGTCCGCCCCGCTGCGGGCGGTCGATGTCAAGACGCTGCCCTATCCCGGTTTTCCGACGGATATGCAGGCGCAGATGATGGCGTTGTTGACGGTATCGTCCGGCACGTCGGTCGTCACCGAGACGGTCTTCGAGAATCGGTTCATGCATGTGGAAGCTCTTCAGCGCATGAAGGCCAGCATCAAAGTCGACGGTCGGACCGCGATCGTGACCGGGCAAAGCCGGCTCGAAGCCGCAAAAGTTTGCGCGACCGATCTGCGGGCCGGCGCCGCGCTCGTGCTGGCGGCTTTGGCGGCGGAAGGCCAATCCGAGATTACCGGTACGCATCACATCGACCGCGGTTACGTCGCATTCGAGCAAAAGCTGCGCCAATTGGGCGCGGATATCGCCCGGGTGGCGATTGAAGCCGAAGTCGAACAAGCGGCGGTAGAGCGCACGCGGTTTTCGGCGAAGCCGTCTCTCGCCACTTTATAA
- the spoIID gene encoding stage II sporulation protein D: MNFYRLRWLNALRSIGLQLSRTGTAAARSFSGRLAKARRTYRPGPFWKRSGRRLADRPSAGVFALLGGLAFAAVLLTGLAARHGPEDAVGQPASSGFADGADSGPAANSPAGEPGASDSDGKPAEELVPAVNAPNPTVTVWISKTGKVERIPLERYVRGVVAAEMPPEFELAALQAQAIAARTYAVKRMVDTAEAAVTGAKPSQAPGGALVSDTVSDQAYATESAIAAKWGTPERMDKLKQAVESTAGLILTYEDAPIFPAFFSTSGGRTENSENYWEQKLPYLRSVESPWEKDLSPRASTVVTLKTSEVARKLGLPQDVPASGSGSPQLVERTEGGQVKKLRIGGHIFTGREVREKLGLPSAQFTWKIESGEMTFTVFGYGHGVGMSQWGAQGLALQGTGARGILQHYYSGVKIAELTNAILRR; encoded by the coding sequence ATGAACTTCTATCGCCTTAGATGGTTGAACGCGCTTCGAAGCATCGGATTGCAGCTATCCCGAACCGGAACCGCCGCCGCCCGCTCGTTTTCCGGCCGTCTGGCGAAAGCTCGGAGAACATATCGGCCGGGGCCGTTCTGGAAAAGGTCCGGGCGGCGGTTAGCCGATCGGCCGTCGGCAGGCGTGTTCGCGCTGTTGGGCGGATTGGCCTTCGCGGCCGTGCTGCTGACGGGACTGGCTGCCCGCCACGGGCCCGAGGACGCCGTCGGCCAACCTGCGTCCAGCGGTTTCGCGGACGGGGCGGATAGCGGCCCGGCCGCAAATTCGCCGGCAGGCGAACCGGGAGCCTCCGATTCGGACGGCAAACCGGCGGAAGAGCTTGTTCCCGCTGTGAACGCACCGAACCCGACCGTGACGGTATGGATATCGAAAACCGGGAAGGTGGAGCGCATCCCGCTAGAGCGGTATGTGCGCGGAGTGGTGGCCGCCGAGATGCCCCCGGAATTCGAGCTGGCGGCGCTGCAGGCGCAAGCGATCGCGGCCCGCACCTACGCCGTCAAGCGGATGGTCGACACGGCAGAGGCTGCGGTTACGGGCGCCAAGCCGTCGCAGGCGCCGGGCGGGGCGCTCGTCTCCGATACGGTCAGCGATCAAGCCTATGCGACGGAATCCGCGATTGCCGCCAAATGGGGGACGCCCGAACGTATGGACAAGTTGAAGCAAGCGGTCGAATCGACGGCCGGCCTTATTTTGACCTACGAGGATGCTCCCATTTTTCCGGCTTTCTTCTCGACAAGCGGAGGCCGCACGGAGAATTCGGAAAATTACTGGGAACAGAAGCTCCCGTATTTGCGCAGCGTCGAAAGTCCCTGGGAGAAGGATCTGTCGCCCAGGGCGAGCACGGTCGTCACCCTGAAGACAAGCGAAGTCGCCCGGAAGCTCGGCTTGCCGCAGGATGTGCCGGCCTCCGGCTCGGGATCGCCGCAGCTTGTCGAGCGGACAGAGGGCGGACAGGTGAAAAAATTGCGGATCGGCGGGCATATTTTTACGGGACGGGAAGTGAGAGAGAAGCTGGGCCTTCCGTCGGCTCAATTCACTTGGAAGATCGAGTCCGGCGAGATGACGTTTACCGTGTTCGGATACGGGCACGGGGTCGGCATGAGCCAGTGGGGCGCGCAAGGCTTGGCGTTGCAAGGGACCGGCGCCCGCGGAATCTTGCAGCACTATTATTCCGGCGTCAAGATCGCCGAACTGACGAACGCCATACTGCGGCGGTAA
- a CDS encoding M23 family metallopeptidase, with amino-acid sequence MAAAAIILTLLWVYQNSGAPSEDSVDIPKTVTQDNGKTDDSLPANAGAGTETMRIPAAEGVAVEVVRPYFDSEAENGAKQAAVIQNGSEFTLHTGIDYQSKDGQPFDVLAALSGTVTRAETDPVVGKLVEITHPNGLVTVYQSLSEITVAKGVTVKQGDTIAKAGRNELEKDLGYHVHFEVRKGDSKESVNPAEYLNP; translated from the coding sequence ATGGCAGCAGCGGCAATCATCCTAACGTTACTGTGGGTCTACCAAAATTCCGGAGCCCCCTCCGAGGATTCGGTAGATATCCCGAAAACGGTAACGCAGGACAACGGCAAGACGGATGACTCTCTGCCGGCGAACGCGGGGGCGGGCACCGAGACGATGCGTATTCCCGCCGCCGAGGGCGTCGCGGTCGAAGTCGTCCGGCCGTATTTCGACAGCGAGGCCGAAAATGGCGCGAAACAAGCGGCCGTCATCCAGAACGGCTCCGAGTTCACGCTCCATACCGGCATCGACTATCAATCCAAGGACGGGCAGCCGTTCGACGTGCTCGCCGCGCTGAGCGGTACGGTCACGCGGGCCGAAACCGATCCGGTCGTCGGCAAACTGGTGGAGATTACCCATCCGAACGGTCTCGTCACCGTATACCAATCGTTGTCCGAAATCACGGTCGCCAAGGGCGTCACCGTCAAGCAAGGCGATACGATCGCCAAAGCCGGCCGCAACGAATTGGAGAAGGATCTCGGTTACCACGTGCACTTTGAAGTGCGCAAGGGCGACAGCAAAGAGTCGGTTAATCCGGCGGAATATCTGAATCCGTAA
- the spoIIID gene encoding sporulation transcriptional regulator SpoIIID, whose product MHDYIKERTIKIGRSLVETRQTVRHIAKEFGVSKSTVHKDLTERLPEINPDLANQVKTILEYHKSIRHLRGGEATKIKYKRTRQGKSSPESLIGIRS is encoded by the coding sequence TTGCACGATTACATCAAAGAACGGACGATCAAGATCGGCCGCAGCTTGGTGGAAACCCGGCAAACGGTACGCCATATCGCCAAAGAATTTGGTGTGTCCAAAAGCACAGTCCATAAAGATCTGACGGAACGGCTGCCGGAAATCAACCCCGATCTGGCCAATCAGGTCAAAACGATTCTGGAGTACCACAAGTCGATCCGTCACCTCCGCGGCGGAGAGGCCACCAAAATCAAATACAAGCGTACCCGTCAAGGCAAGTCATCCCCCGAATCTCTGATCGGCATCCGCTCGTAA